In Streptomyces sclerotialus, the DNA window CCAGCTCCCGCTGGTTCTCCGGCAGGTTGGCCAGCAGCTTCTTGGCCCACTCCGCGTCACTGCTGAGCAGCGCCCGCTCCTCGGGACCGAGCGAGTCGTCCGGCTGCTCCGGCATCTCGTCCGAGGGCACGGCCGTGCTGCCCGGGCCGCGCATCGCGGCTCGCTGCAGGTCGGCGACCTTGTGGGCGGCGATGGCGAAGACGAACGCCTCGAACGGCTTGCCGGTGTCCCGGTAGCGCGGCAGCGCGCAGAGCACCGCCACGCAGACCTCCTGCGCGAGGTCCTCGACGAAGTGGCGAGCGTCACCCGGCAGCCTGGACAGCCGCGTACGGCAGTAGCGCAGGGCGAGCGGGTGCACATGCGCGAGGAGGTCGTGCGTCGCCTGCCGGTCCCCCTCGACGGCACGTGCGACGAGCCCGCCGATCTCCTGGGTCCCGTCCTCGCGCATCGGTCCATGGTGCCTTGACGCCGCACGGTTCGCGGCATCGCCCCCGTAGTTGTGCACCGAAGTGTTATGCGTCGGTGTGCCAGCACTCACGTCCCACGCCTCCCCCTTTCGGGTGTTGCCCATGCCGGACCCGAGACGTCGCCCACGGCGTTCACCGGTGCCGCGTGGCACCGTGAGGGGCATGTCCGTCATGAGGTCTCTTCTGGCCGAGTGAGAAGCCCCGGCCCTGGAGCCGGGGAGGAGTCACACCTCAAGCATGCGGCATCGCGTGAGGTTTCGGCGCCGGACGGCGGCACAGCGGGGCCGTGGCACGCGCCACCCTTCCGGAACGGCGCGCGACGCGGCCCCGCTGTGCCCTCGCCGACGAACGGCTCAGCGGACCAGGCCCCAGCGGAAGCCGAGCGCCACCGCGTGTGCGCGGTCGGAGGCGCCGAGCTTCTTGAAGAGCCGGCGGGCGTGCGTCTTGACCGTGTCCTCGGAGAGGAACAGCTCGCGCCCGATCTCGGCGTTGGACCGCCCGTGGCTCATGCCTTCCAGCACCTGGATCTCCCGCGCGGTGAGCGTCGGCGCCGCGCCCATCTCGGCGGACCGCAGCCGGCGCGGGGCGAGCCGCCACGTCGGGTCGGCGAGCGCCTGGGTCACCGTCGCGCGCAGCTCGGCGCGCGAGGCGTCCTTGTGCAGATAGCCGCGGGCGCCGGCGGCGACGGCGAGCGCCACGCCGTCGAGGTCCTCGGCGACGGTGAGCATGATGATCCGGGCGCCCGGGTCGGCGGACAGCAGCCGGCGCACGGTCTCGACACCGCCGAGGCCGGGCATCCGTACGTCCATCAGAATCAGGTCCGAGCGATCGGCACCCCAGCGGCGGAGGACTTCCTCGCCGTTGGCCGCGGTCGTCACGCGCTCGACACCGGGGACGGTCGCAACCGCCCGACGGAGCGCCTCTCGGGCAAGCGGGGAGTCGTCGCAGACGAGGACGGAAGTCATGGCCGTCCTCCGCAGCTGATGCGCGTCACGTTGTGCCTCCAGGCTGGTACGTATCGTCACCTGTGCGATTGACGGCCTCGGACACCTGCCCGGGGAGTCCCTCTGTCAACCGCTTCCGCACTCTCAACGACGGTCACCCGAAAGAGTTACGGGCTGAGGGGCCGTTTTCGACACTCTATGTGAGGGGCCGGACACGCAGCAGCAAGACCCGCGCCCCTCGGCACTCCACTTTCCGCAACCTGTCCGCTTTGCCCTGTTCGGTGCTTTTTTTCCGTTTGGACATTGTCTGAGGCAAGATTCGAGAAGAGTCATATTTACATCTACTTAGAAGGTAGATGTACGGTCATGAGCAGGAGCCCGATACCGCCACGCTTCGAGGGGACTAGCAATGGCAGATTTCTCCCGCCTTCCGGGCCCGAACGCGGACCTCTGGGACTGGCAGCTGCTCGCCGCCTGCCGCGGCGTGGACAGTTCACTCTTCTTCCATCCCGAGGGTGAGCGCGGTGCGGCCCGTAGCGCACGCGAGACGTCGGCGAAGGAGGTCTGCATGCGCTGTCCGGTACGCGCGGAATGCGCAGCCCACGCCCTGGCCGTCCGCGAGCCGTACGGCGTGTGGGGCGGCCTGACCGAGGACGAGAGGGAAGAGCTGATGGGCCGGGCCCGGCATCGCCTGGTGCCGGCGGGCGGCTCCGGTCCGGCGATGATGCACAGAGGCTGACGCTCCGTAAGGACACCCGAACAGACGAAACGTTTCTGCACCCGTACCGGCGGGAGAACGGTACGGTGCAGGGCGGTACGGGGCCGGATCAGCGGCCGCCCGCGGCGGCCAGCTGGTCGAGCATGGCCGTCACCGCCGGGACCTGGGCCAGGTCCGGCAGGGTGAGTGCCACGATCTCGCGCTGCACGACCGGCTCCAGCAGGACCGTCCGCGCGCCCTTGGGGCGTACGGAGGCCAGCGCCAGCTCCGGCAGCGCGGCGACACCCAGCCCCGCGCCGACCAGGCCGATCACCGCCGGGTAGTCGTCGGTCGCGAAGTCGATGCGGGGCGTGAAACCGGCGCTCTCGCAGACCGAGACCAGGTGGCGGCGGCAGCGCGGGCAGCCCGCGATCCACGGCTCCTCGGCCAGCTCGGCGAAGCCGGCCCGGCCCACTTCGGCGAACCGGTGCCGCTCCGGTACGAGCCCCACCAGCCGGTCCGTGAGCACCCGGCGGACGATCAGGTCGTCCCACTCGGACTCGGCGGCCGGGTCGGCGCCCGGCACCTCGGGGTAGCGGAAGGCCAGCGCGATCTCGCAGTCCCCGCCGCGCAGCATCTCGATGGAGCGCGGCGGCTCCGCCTCGTCCAGCGAGACCGCCGTACCCGGGTGCGCGGCCCGCATCGCGGCCAGCGCGGTGGGCACCAGGGTCGAGCTGCCGGAGGGGAAGGACACCAGCCGCACCCGTCCGGCGCGCAGCCCGGCGATCGCCGCGACCTCCTCCTCGGCCGCGGTGAGCCCGGCGAGGATGCCGACGGCGTGCCGTACGAGGGCCTCGCCCGCCTCGGTGAGGCGCATCTCGCGGCCGGCACGGATGATCAGTGGCGTACCCGCC includes these proteins:
- a CDS encoding sigma-70 family RNA polymerase sigma factor, with amino-acid sequence MREDGTQEIGGLVARAVEGDRQATHDLLAHVHPLALRYCRTRLSRLPGDARHFVEDLAQEVCVAVLCALPRYRDTGKPFEAFVFAIAAHKVADLQRAAMRGPGSTAVPSDEMPEQPDDSLGPEERALLSSDAEWAKKLLANLPENQRELVLLRVAVGLTAEETGQMLGMSPGAVRVAQHRALSRLRALAEQ
- a CDS encoding response regulator transcription factor; its protein translation is MTSVLVCDDSPLAREALRRAVATVPGVERVTTAANGEEVLRRWGADRSDLILMDVRMPGLGGVETVRRLLSADPGARIIMLTVAEDLDGVALAVAAGARGYLHKDASRAELRATVTQALADPTWRLAPRRLRSAEMGAAPTLTAREIQVLEGMSHGRSNAEIGRELFLSEDTVKTHARRLFKKLGASDRAHAVALGFRWGLVR
- a CDS encoding WhiB family transcriptional regulator; the protein is MADFSRLPGPNADLWDWQLLAACRGVDSSLFFHPEGERGAARSARETSAKEVCMRCPVRAECAAHALAVREPYGVWGGLTEDEREELMGRARHRLVPAGGSGPAMMHRG
- a CDS encoding LysR family transcriptional regulator encodes the protein MIEARHLRVLRAVARTGSFSAAARELGCTQPAVSQQIKALEHAAGTPLIIRAGREMRLTEAGEALVRHAVGILAGLTAAEEEVAAIAGLRAGRVRLVSFPSGSSTLVPTALAAMRAAHPGTAVSLDEAEPPRSIEMLRGGDCEIALAFRYPEVPGADPAAESEWDDLIVRRVLTDRLVGLVPERHRFAEVGRAGFAELAEEPWIAGCPRCRRHLVSVCESAGFTPRIDFATDDYPAVIGLVGAGLGVAALPELALASVRPKGARTVLLEPVVQREIVALTLPDLAQVPAVTAMLDQLAAAGGR